The genomic region tgacactgtaaaccaccagatcctgctatctacgcttgagtcactgggcgtcacaggcactgttattcaatggttcagttcctacctctcggacaggtcattcagggtgtcgtggaggggagaggtgtccaacctacagcatctatacactggggtacctcagggctctgtgcttggaccacttctcttctctatctacacggcatctttaggaacagtcatccagaaacatggtttttcctaccactgctatgctgatgatacccagctatacctctctttccaccctgatgatccctcggttccagctcgcatttcagcctgcctgtcagacatttcacactggatgaaagatcatcatctccagcttaacctcatgaaaacggaaatgcttgaagtttctgccaacccgactcttcaccataacttttcaatccagatggatggggcaaccatcactgcatccaaaatggtaaaaagccttggagttacgattgatgaccaactgaacttctctgagcacatttctagaactgcccgatcttgcagattcgcactctacaacatcagaaaggtccgacccttcctatctgaacatacagctcaactcattgtccaagctcttgtcctctccaaactggactattgcaactctctgctagccgggctaccagctagttctatcaaacctcttcagctgcttcagaacgcagcagcacgagtggtctttgatgaacccaaaagagcacatgtcactccgctactcacccgtttgcactggctgccagttgctgcccgcatcaaattcaaagctctgatgtttgcttacaaagtgacctctagctgtgctccttcttatctgctctcacttctgcagatatatgtgccctccagaaacttgggttctgtgaatgaacgtcgcctcgtggttccatccctaagagggaagaaatcactttcccgaactctcacattcaatctgcccagttggtggaatgaactccctaactacatcagaacagccgagtcacttgctgtcttcaagaaacgactgaaaacgcaactgtttagtctccacttttcctcctaatctgcaattgcctctctggctataccactaactgagccctctttctctctctctctctctctctctctctcttatataaaaaaaaaaaaaaaaaaaaaaaaaaaaatttctactaatgttttgcttcttagacttttacacacctgaaacttgtctatagcacttgttcactgctgctcttatagttgtgtaaattgcttccttgtcctcatttgtaagtcgctttggataaaagcgtctgctaaatgactaaatgtaaatgtctctaaacactattgtttagttctgcttacattctaaatgtcatatcaacctctatcacttgatcaataatagaGCCAGACACACACTAGTGCACTTTTacatctattaaaactgatcaacgtgtataaaagtttataaaaatgttttaaacgcCACCTGAACCCCCTTGGCTAAGGGCTTATTttgatttagctcattttgtTGAGTATTTTCAGTTTATGCACATTTGCAAATTTCTTAATACCCTTTACTGTTACTGTACAactgctgtttttttcttttttagttttttattagcattttgtaCAATTGTTCTGTTGCAATTGCAATTCTGTAAAATACACagtttaaaggggaaatgaagcattcagtcaagtttaccttattcTGTACagtggattccactttaatgaaaatatattacacaaactccattaatgtaagcatttagcagaaaacggcgtGTTTTACTagagattttagacctagggtgctGCCATCTTGGAATGTAGTGATGcactctctgtattatgctgcctgactgcctggaATTTCAACTAGGTCCGGTGGTGACGTAatggggcgggtactttcacttttcactgctacCCTCCCTCACCTCCATTCGTGTTCAAACCGAACTGAGATCGGCGCGGTGTTGCTTATGGCAGGGTtttatccttcatacatgttgagagatcgagttgatcgACTCTATAAGGAACCCACACAGACGTGACTCAGTAAAGCGTGAAgcaggggcatcgctagacccaattcactggggcacgtgccccagtaaaaatctccagtgccccagtaaatgcattgagatatgatttacttcatatgcaagtgtatttattaagagtggtaattccgaaataaagacgttattctctatgtgcaactgaaccaacgcaggtgaaagcaatgtgtttaatcaagaagcaaactgacgcatctccgcgtgtgcgtaGAAAACatgcgcgcctctcgcacgccctgctctcgcacgcgctgctcttctgccggtgcgagtcccagtAGTTAACATGcgtgccaaaaaagcaggctacctgcttgttacgcaccgctcatgcgttgtaaaaccagcgtacagacttttttgttttgcaaatcgacaaaactaaagtttaaacaatatgacggtgatcttactaagcatgcctcctgatagattatTTTAGTATGAAGCCAAAAGGTGGGATGACGAGTcaggaggtaaagacttaataaacttaattagctgccatgtgtcaagtctaagacaacagataattctataacacatcttttttttttttgtattttattgaattgtctatagaatttcattcaaatgaaattaatatttatgcaaaagtaatttcttaaaatgatcttagcatatcactccagttgtcttaacattgctttccagttacatttaagattatttagaagaataattgtataataatcagaatacttttatttataataaatataataaatatatatatatatatatataggaggtacgtgccccagtagagctttatgtctagcaacgcccctggtgtgaagtcatgtatgagtttaatcgttgcattagtctgaatgtaaatgccCTCGTCAGGCAGTGCTGGAGCAGGGTGGATCACAGCGCATCAAGCGAACagcattaacaaaagaaaaacacactgtTCAGCTGAGAAAACTCAACCAACCCCGTGATGTCAGACACAGCCACATTCCAAGATGGCagcaccctaggtctaaaatctctAGTAAAACGCActgttttctgctaaatgcttGCAATAAtggagtttgtttaatatattttcattaaagtggaatccactgtacaaaataaggtaaacttgactgagtgcttcatttcccctttaagggATTTAATGATGACAATAAAATTGTAGGGTCTGTTTTGCAGTGAAGCATTGCACTTCTCTTCCAGCCTGCAACTTACTTTACATATTAGACATAATGGTGTTTCTTAAATTCACCCACTGTTTGTTACCAAATACTATCGACTAGCCTTTATTGCTATTTTAGACTTTATAGAATGTGCATTTACAAAACTGCCCCATTTGTTGCATACCCTATTTTTATGTTCCTGGACGATACAAATGTTAATCATGTGTGTAACTATTTGTAACTGCTTacataaaaactaatttttataACACAGTTGACATCATTTTTTTTAGTCTGGTGCAGAAGATTATGTAATAACTCAGGAGGAACTGGATGATCTTAAACAAACCATATCTACTCAAGATCTCCCAACAGCAATAAACACCATTAAAGAAAGCCTCGAAAACCAAGACCTGGTTGAGCTAAACATTGCTGTGACAGGAGAGTCTGGTTGTGGAAAGTCCACATTTGTCAATGCATTCAGGGGTTTAGGAGATGAAGACGAGGGCTCTGCAGAAACCGGCACAGAAGAAACCACTCTGGAGCCTGCAGCTTATCTTCACCCAAATTTCAGAAATGTCAGATTGTGGGATCTTCCTGGTATTGGAACGTCAAACTTCAAAGCCAAGGATTACCTTGAACTGGTTAAATTTGAGCGTTATGATTTTTTCATCATCATTTCTTCCGATCGGTTTAAAGAAAACGATACTCTGTTGGCTGAGGAGATTGTGAGAATGGGGAAAACCTTTTACTTTGTCCGTTCAAAGATTGACCAGAGCATCTATtctgaaaagaagaaaaaaagcttcaaccaaaaaaaaatgcTCAATAACATCCGAGAGAAGTGTAAAAAGGGTAAGTTCATGCAGGTGATAAATATCAATATGAGCTCAATGCATAAAGATACTGCACTGTTTGTAAAATGCACATGCCAACTCAAACTTTGACTTGTTTCTGTCTAGAGCTGAGCAAGATTGTAGCGGATCCTATCGTGTTCTTGATCTCCTGCAATGAGCTCAACAAATATGATTTCCAGCTGCTGCAGAAACGGATGGAGACGGAGCTTCCACTGCATAAGAGACGGGTCCTGATGTTGGCTTTGCCGAATGTTTCACTGGATGTAATTAAGAAAAAGAAGGAAGCTCTAGAGCGAGACATTGCAAAAGTCTCCTTTATGTCTGCTTTGTCTGTTTTTCTTGTTCCTAATCTTTCAATTACTGTGGATATCATGACTGTAACAAAAGAGACAAAAAATTACTACAGAGTTTTTGGTCTGGATGATGAATCTCTACAGAGGCTCTGTGAAGTATCAGGGAAGAGCTTAGTGGAAATGATGAGTTTAATGAAGCCGCGACTGAAAGACAGCCATTCAGTATTAGCCTATTTGAGCTCTGCAGCCTCGGCTGTGGGTGGAGAGTCCATTTCTGCCACAGAAAGAGCACTTGAGATACTTCTGAGCACTATACCCTTGATTGGTTCTGTGACTTCAGCAGTGAAGTCTTATAAAACAGTCTCAGCAATGCTGAAGAAAACTCTGAGTGATGCAGCAAAAGATGCTGAGACTGTTTTCAAGGCATTGCTGGAGACTGAAGCGTAAATGCAAAATCTGACCAGCTGATAGGTCTACACCACAGCACCTAATGCTAATTTctcatggattaaaaaaaaaatgcatttaatgccATAATCTAGAAAACtgaattttatttgataaagaaatatttaattttcttttgtgaTTTGATGGCATCTACCCAGTAGGCGATGTAGTTTTGTAGGATTGTTTGGGATAGATTGTGCAGGTTTAGATGCTGATTTAGTTTACTTTCACcttctcatttagggaaactcctgaggtaaataagttatatctcttcACTTTAATAAttaacctatataaaatgctgtgcttcccacctcatTTATTTGgccacaatgacttctgggacttctagagtgagttcggtgctcaagtctgcatcagtgcATCCTCTATCAAGAACACTTCCGGGAACTTTCATGTGTCCttcgttcttgcggtcttgagttttgcaACTTTACTTTGGCGGATGATGATGacgacgttacacgagaacacgaggaagcaagatcactgaagaacgcatattgagaaacagccaatggcTTATacaaagttagcttagcaaagcctacagcagaACTacagggactacaaaaaaatacatccaggctagtgagatcacaaaggcTTCTGGTTATGTGCATTCACCATGTGCACACACACTGGGCAACGAATGGGTGTGGctagaggcgctgtaatgttaaagcagagaaagctaaaatggctccaaacgctgctatttccacaaagcttcttctgtttctgtagtAGGGCTTCTAaaagacacgacacaaagacagaagtgcttacagttcaataatAATTATGTTGCAgtgatttataaaatatatagctagcatttgacaaaggacaccTTCCAGAATCTCCTCcaattcagtgctggattcggttaaaactcctccaacagacgaagctgtggattgtgagccacaacctgtgagtgtttttattgattaaaattgatcaactacaggcACAGTTTCTGGCGTTAATGGTAagttgtagcgaggatgtaaaaAAGGATGTAAACAGCATGAAATGCTGTTTGGaactgctaacaatttagctacaaactcatatttatcagtcaattCGCTGTAAACACACAATCGTCAGCAGcaatgcagtgtctctctatgtagCGGCTTTTTGTGTGTTCTACATTTCAAATAacaaatttcacaaaaatatatgtgaacatttcaaatgacttacacatgcatattccgaaTACATGTGAAAGACACGTGTTACTTTAGAAAGTAGGCGTGAGCTGTGtggttttcattttctgtctgattcaggcagctaacgctgctaacaacagctctgactggactgtttacacagtgcaaaagcaCATGCTTGTAGGGGAGTGACATGGAGCCAGTCCATTATgttagatgaccaatcagagcctcttgagggcgggcctttcagaggaactaggaaatttgAGAGTGGTgctcatgttagctgagtagctgtatataattaagaTATATGAAAGtatgatatatgaaaaaataacctgattttctacaagtgaagcgtGAGCACACACtgatttgcattttataaacacaaccaaagcttaaaaatacactgtggaccacccctttaagatgtTCTTACAAATTTGGATGTGCAGGACTTTGGATTCCACTTTGTCCCATTCAGAGAAATCTTGAGTATTTAACTCTTCCCATACATCACTTTGCAGCGCTGTAAAATAATGATTTACAAATATACAGATTTTTCTCAAGAATTGTACTTTACAAACTTTATAAAGGTTGTTCCATGTTTACTGTACGTTTTACTGTGCTATTGTGTTTCAACCTGCAGTCGCTGCTTTATATGCTTATTTTTTCTCGtctactgtgattggctgagtagaataATTAGTCttgcgattcctgtccaatcaaatcacacattaaAAATCCAACAAAAGCCGAAACAATTCATAGCTGCCACACAATTTGCAGTATTCTCACGCTCTCACGCCACACATCCATTTTCTCACGCAGAAAAACCAtcctgtgaaatattttttttagctaTAATAAAGATGGTTTTAAAGACTTTTATCGTTATATAAAGATGTTATTGTCTATGTGCAGCCGAATCAACACTGGTGACAGCAGTTGCAATTGTTATTTTGAtggataaagcaaaaacaataggtgaaacgcattttaaaacacacttagtttacaaataaatgtaaaataaaataaaaaaaatgactgtaGTGTAGAAGACTGATGTAATGAGCCTCTTTCTAAAATGAGGCTTTTTAGTgagttttaaacaaacaaagggAATCATAAATTTGTAGTTTTGTTGATTGCAATCCACACATTTAACAATTCATTTTACTTAATCTCATTGGTATTGTAGGCCTATGTATAtgccatttttatatatatatatatatatatatatatatatatatatataaataacctaattctctgccatgagtcgggtctaagacaacacacaacagatatttctataaaacatatttttttatgttctatACAtttgtctaaaatttcattctaatgaaataatatatttatgcaaaaagaaattcttaaattattttagctTATTACTTTAGTTGTGTCTTtatattgttttccagttacacttagaattgatttttttttcttttatttagaatagaataataattattctacagcagtgtttcccaaccctgttcctgtctccattatctgacccattcatttcaggttttggagtctcttctggtgttctgatgagttgattcaagtgtgtttgattagggagaggttgaaaatgtggactgttgatgtgcctttaggaacagggttgggaaacactgttctaaagAATACACAGACTATTCTTACTAGAGAAGCACTTAAGGTAGAAcaagtaataaaacaaacatgcatAGCATTCTCAGCAAATACACTTGTAAAATAATCTGTTTTCACACTCAGTTTTTTCACAGCCAAGCTGAAGGGACCTGTTGAGCTTTCCTTTAGACCCAGATTAATGTAATGTATGGATTAATGACTTTCATATTCTAAATGTGCATTGTTTTCCCTACACTTGGGTCTGTTTTGAAAAATTATTACTTTGGGTTTGgctaatgtatttttttgttcagATTAATCATCTGCAAAAAGGAGAGATGTAGTTTTATTCTCACTTATGGTTGGGTCATGATCAATTGAAATTCCTTAATAATTCCTTATTAAatctatgtttttatatattaaaccATCAGCTATCATATCTATTTTATCTTAAGTTCCTCTATGTTTTTCCTGTCATgctctcaatttaaaaaaaaataaaaaacttttaaataaccAATTTAAACTGACATAATgctttgtgtttttctgtttcaGTGTAGTACCTTATTGTTTATCCTCTTTTATAAAATGTTCAtaatttggtttggttttggCTTGTTTTACATGAATATGGTATTTTCCAAGTAATATTATTAGCGGTGTAGGAACTCAGCCATATTCTAAGCGGAGATAAAACCAGCAGTCATGGAAGCTT from Danio aesculapii chromosome 3, fDanAes4.1, whole genome shotgun sequence harbors:
- the LOC130217078 gene encoding interferon-inducible GTPase 5-like gives rise to the protein MDSLSVEELSCPVCAETFRSPVILSCGHSFCKECLQQFWRIKGTQECPMCRKRSSKEDPPYNFVLQNLIEAYKQHSSRSEVMCSLHGEKLKLFCLDDNQPVCVVCRDSQIHANHTFRPVDEAVPSYESGAEDYVITQEELDDLKQTISTQDLPTAINTIKESLENQDLVELNIAVTGESGCGKSTFVNAFRGLGDEDEGSAETGTEETTLEPAAYLHPNFRNVRLWDLPGIGTSNFKAKDYLELVKFERYDFFIIISSDRFKENDTLLAEEIVRMGKTFYFVRSKIDQSIYSEKKKKSFNQKKMLNNIREKCKKELSKIVADPIVFLISCNELNKYDFQLLQKRMETELPLHKRRVLMLALPNVSLDVIKKKKEALERDIAKVSFMSALSVFLVPNLSITVDIMTVTKETKNYYRVFGLDDESLQRLCEVSGKSLVEMMSLMKPRLKDSHSVLAYLSSAASAVGGESISATERALEILLSTIPLIGSVTSAVKSYKTVSAMLKKTLSDAAKDAETVFKALLETEA